From Acidobacteriota bacterium, a single genomic window includes:
- a CDS encoding zf-HC2 domain-containing protein, with translation MTCDDFAESISALVDGSLDPAHRPRVEAHIEACDDCRALLDDLRALGREASVLPRSPLPDSLWPRVAARLREQGVRDDRAPSRAALWQWGAIAAMLVAAVGLSLMLTWTRRPALPTAPSGAATQEAGHAETGARPAAAGNAGGGASVEGVEAELRMAEEHYERAISGLEQVAASDQSSLDPQVAATVKRNLEVIDRAIAESRTALSTEPQNQPARESLFEALRRKIGLLQDTIALMNEMRKGNQAGAARIVEGNKS, from the coding sequence GTGACCTGCGACGATTTCGCCGAATCGATCAGCGCGCTGGTTGACGGGTCGCTCGACCCGGCGCACCGGCCGCGCGTCGAGGCGCACATCGAGGCCTGCGACGACTGTCGCGCGCTGCTCGACGACTTGCGGGCGCTCGGCCGCGAGGCGTCCGTGCTGCCGCGTTCGCCGCTGCCCGACTCGCTCTGGCCGCGCGTCGCCGCACGCCTGCGCGAGCAGGGCGTGCGCGATGACCGCGCGCCGTCGCGCGCCGCGCTCTGGCAGTGGGGCGCGATTGCCGCGATGCTCGTCGCGGCGGTGGGGCTCTCGTTGATGCTGACCTGGACGCGTCGCCCCGCGCTGCCGACCGCACCGTCCGGGGCAGCCACGCAGGAAGCCGGGCACGCGGAGACCGGCGCCCGTCCGGCCGCGGCCGGCAACGCAGGGGGCGGCGCCTCCGTCGAAGGCGTAGAGGCGGAGCTCAGGATGGCCGAGGAACACTACGAGCGGGCGATCAGCGGTCTCGAGCAGGTCGCGGCGAGCGATCAAAGCTCGCTCGACCCGCAGGTCGCGGCGACCGTGAAGCGCAACCTGGAAGTCATCGACCGGGCAATCGCCGAAAGCCGAACGGCGCTCAGCACCGAGCCGCAGAACCAGCCGGCGCGTGAAAGCCTCTTCGAGGCGCTGCGCCGCAAGATCGGGCTCCTGCAGGACACCATCGCGTTGATGAACGAGATGCGGAAAGGCAACCAGGCCGGCGCCGCACGGATCGTCGAAGGCAACAAGTCATAA
- a CDS encoding RNA polymerase sigma factor — MAPSNLTKRVDGLAEVHPIVSARAADAALVERCRRGELGAFEELYGQHAARLFNLAVRMLGSTADAEDAVQDTFLAAHRRLDSFRGEAALGTWLYKLAVNQCLDRLRSRAAREGQATDSLDEPVGAPQPRARRDSVVERMDLRSAIARLPQGGRTVFVLHDVEGLEHREIAKLLGISEGTSKSQLHKARLRLRESLRGDR; from the coding sequence ATGGCCCCGTCTAACTTGACGAAGCGCGTGGACGGCCTGGCCGAGGTGCATCCGATCGTGTCCGCCCGCGCCGCGGATGCCGCGCTCGTCGAGCGCTGCCGGCGCGGCGAGCTGGGGGCGTTCGAAGAGCTGTACGGGCAGCACGCGGCACGGCTGTTCAACCTCGCCGTCCGCATGCTGGGCAGCACCGCCGACGCGGAAGACGCCGTTCAGGACACGTTCCTCGCGGCGCATAGGCGCCTGGATTCGTTTCGTGGTGAGGCGGCGCTGGGCACGTGGCTCTACAAGCTGGCCGTCAACCAGTGCCTGGACCGGCTGCGGAGCCGCGCGGCGCGCGAGGGGCAGGCCACCGATTCGCTCGACGAGCCGGTTGGCGCCCCGCAGCCCCGGGCGCGCCGTGACAGCGTCGTCGAGCGCATGGACTTGAGGAGCGCGATCGCGCGCCTGCCCCAGGGCGGGCGCACGGTGTTCGTGCTCCACGACGTGGAAGGCCTCGAGCACCGCGAGATCGCGAAGCTGCTCGGGATCTCGGAAGGGACGTCGAAGTCGCAGCTGCACAAGGCGAGGCTGAGGCTGAGGGAAAGCTTGAGAGGGGACCGGTGA
- a CDS encoding MGMT family protein encodes MRVSAPGSRSEFRARVLSAVRRIPVGRVATYGDVARLAGRPRAWRAVGTIMRTCTDPGVPCHRVIASGGRLGGYGGSEGLKRALLQAEGVVVANGRIRGFRDIRYARATRVPHGPV; translated from the coding sequence ATGCGGGTATCGGCGCCAGGATCGCGTTCTGAGTTCAGGGCGCGCGTGCTCTCGGCGGTGCGGCGCATCCCCGTGGGCCGCGTCGCCACCTATGGCGACGTGGCGCGGCTCGCGGGGCGCCCCCGCGCCTGGCGCGCCGTGGGAACGATCATGCGCACGTGCACCGACCCGGGCGTTCCGTGCCACCGCGTGATTGCGTCCGGCGGCCGGCTCGGCGGCTACGGTGGCAGTGAGGGGTTGAAGCGCGCCCTGCTGCAGGCGGAGGGGGTCGTCGTCGCCAACGGGCGGATCCGCGGCTTTCGGGACATTCGATACGCCCGGGCAACTCGAGTTCCCCATGGCCCCGTCTAA
- a CDS encoding peptidase M4 family protein, translating into MSRHLLIALAACGALAATAHAQQHPGMRRVAPASVPELRQWDQHVDAMQRGGELRVERMIADVDVPGRTHERALQYYKGVRVYGADVTRQLAAGQTLSVFGTLYDGIDLDVTPAITAEDAAAVLEKLTGQALGASKMPVLAILPLDAGGYALAWRARVMTNDALMVYFVDAKSGAVLKQVSDLKTQSAVGKGTGVLGDTKKISASANLGQYYTIDALRPPEIISFNMRGNIARTLAFLNGQATLDLSDVAVDSDNDWTDGATVDAHAYSGFTYDYFFKRHNRAGLDGRNIRLLSIVHPVNRQDLLTQPNDIIGLFYLNAFYAGDGVMVYGEGLPPGYVLLPFRQTVDFFAAGLDVIAHELTHGVTDYTSNLVYENESGALNEAFSDVMAVGVEFMFQTPGSGPRTADYSIGEDVVRPGGVRNLANPSIFNDPDHYSRRFTGADDNGGVHLNATIPGHAFFLAIEGGTNRTSGQAVTGVGAANRGQIEKIFYRAFTALMPASANFATARAVTLQAARDLYGAGSAAERAVAEAWSAVGVN; encoded by the coding sequence ATGTCCAGGCACCTGCTCATCGCCCTCGCGGCGTGCGGAGCGCTCGCGGCAACCGCCCACGCGCAACAACACCCGGGGATGCGGCGCGTGGCGCCGGCAAGCGTGCCCGAGCTGCGCCAATGGGATCAGCACGTGGACGCGATGCAGCGCGGCGGCGAACTGCGCGTGGAACGGATGATCGCGGACGTTGATGTCCCCGGACGGACGCACGAACGCGCGCTGCAGTATTACAAGGGCGTGCGCGTGTACGGCGCGGACGTGACACGCCAGCTCGCGGCGGGCCAGACCCTCTCGGTCTTCGGCACGCTCTACGACGGGATCGACCTGGATGTCACGCCGGCGATCACGGCGGAAGACGCGGCGGCGGTGCTCGAGAAGTTGACAGGACAGGCGCTCGGCGCCTCGAAGATGCCGGTGCTGGCGATCCTGCCGCTCGACGCCGGCGGCTACGCGCTGGCGTGGCGCGCGCGCGTGATGACAAACGACGCGCTGATGGTGTACTTCGTTGACGCGAAGAGCGGCGCCGTTCTGAAACAGGTGAGCGACCTGAAGACCCAGTCGGCCGTCGGCAAAGGCACGGGCGTGCTCGGCGACACGAAGAAGATCAGCGCGTCAGCGAACCTGGGCCAGTACTACACGATCGATGCCCTCAGGCCGCCGGAAATCATCAGCTTCAACATGAGGGGAAACATCGCGCGCACGCTGGCCTTCCTCAACGGCCAGGCGACTCTCGATCTTTCCGACGTGGCGGTGGATTCCGACAACGACTGGACGGACGGCGCGACGGTCGACGCCCACGCGTACTCAGGGTTCACGTACGATTATTTTTTCAAACGCCACAACCGCGCGGGGCTCGACGGGCGCAACATCCGGTTGCTCAGTATCGTGCACCCGGTGAATCGCCAGGACCTCCTGACGCAGCCAAACGACATCATCGGGCTCTTTTACCTGAACGCGTTCTACGCCGGCGACGGCGTCATGGTGTACGGCGAGGGGCTGCCCCCGGGATACGTCCTGCTGCCGTTCCGGCAGACGGTGGACTTTTTCGCCGCCGGGCTCGACGTGATCGCTCATGAGCTGACGCACGGTGTGACCGACTACACGTCGAATCTGGTGTACGAGAACGAGTCCGGAGCGCTCAACGAGGCCTTCTCGGACGTGATGGCCGTGGGCGTCGAATTCATGTTCCAGACCCCGGGCAGCGGGCCGCGCACGGCGGATTACAGCATCGGCGAGGACGTCGTCCGGCCCGGCGGCGTCCGTAACCTGGCCAATCCGTCGATATTCAACGACCCCGATCACTACTCGCGGCGATTCACCGGCGCGGACGACAACGGAGGCGTGCACCTGAACGCCACGATTCCCGGCCACGCCTTTTTCCTCGCGATCGAGGGTGGGACAAACCGGACCTCCGGGCAGGCCGTGACCGGTGTCGGGGCGGCCAATCGTGGGCAGATTGAAAAGATTTTCTACCGGGCGTTCACGGCGCTGATGCCCGCGAGCGCCAACTTTGCGACGGCGCGCGCCGTGACGCTCCAGGCCGCCAGGGACCTGTACGGCGCCGGCAGCGCGGCTGAGCGGGCGGTCGCCGAAGCGTGGTCCGCCGTGGGAGTGAACTGA